The window TTAGACTTAAGGCGGTCCAAATAAATATACCTATAAATACGGGGGAGTTGGGAACATTACCTCTAAAAATAATGTCTCTATAAAAAACAATAAAAGGTGTCATTGGATTAAAGCCGCAAACCCAACGAAAGTTTGCGGGAATCATATCTACAGAATAAAATACCGGTGTAATCCAAAACCATAACATTAATAAGACTCCTAATAGATGGCTGATGTCGCGAAAAAAGACATTCAAAACAGACAAAGCTAAACCCAGCCCACAAACAAAAAAAAGGTTCAGGAGAAGAACAATAATTAAAAGTGGTAATAACAATACTATCTTTGGACTAAAGAATAGAAATAAAGGATAAATGACACACCAGCCAATAAGAAAATTTAAGAAATTAGATAAAATCGAACTTAAGGGGATAATTTCGCGAGGCAAGTTAAACTGCCGTAAGATATTTTGCTGATTTAAGATAGAGGATGTTGCTTCAAATAAGGCATTGGAAAAAAACATCCAGGGAAATATTCCCGAAAGAACAAAAAGAGGAAAGTTCTTTATTTCTATTTTAAAGATGATGTTAAACACAAAGGTTATTGCAAACATAATCAATAAAGGATTTACTATTGCCAACCAGAAGCCTAAAATAGAACCAGCGTATCTTGATTTGAGTTGCTTGATGGCCATATCCCATAGGGTATGGCGATGCATATATATACTCTTTATTCTTCCCTTAAGCATCCTTGAGCTAGCTTATCTCCTTGTAAAACTTCAGCTATCTTCCTTCCCTCGAGTATGGCCTCTTCCATAGTCATATATTTCCAGCGCCCGTATCGGCCAATAGGGTAAATATGGTGCTGATTTAGATATTCCTGAATTGTTTTTGTGCTTTCTGTATAGTTACGGTCGTAGATTATATAGGCATATTTGATGTCCAGCGGATCGCAAACTTCAATAGTATCGGCGGCAGATAAAATTTCTACTTTACGCAGGTCTTTTAATATCCTCTTAACTAAATCCTTTTTATTTACCGGTCTATCTGGAGAGTAGGAAACCTCCGCATATAGGGAACTTTTGCCTGGAGGGACTAAAGCAGAAGAAAAGTTATGAGGAAAGCCAACGCGAAAGAAAATAAATTTTTTTTCCGGGAAATATATCCAGTGTTTATCGCTAATATTACCTCTGGCTACACCCAGGTTAAGGCAAAAGACAGAAGTATATTTCAGTTTATTTAAGGCTACCTTTATTTTTGGAGGCAGATGTGGAATAAGTTTAAGCATCTCCGGCAAGGGCAAAGTTGAAATTAAGTTAATAAATCTTGCTTTCCTGCCATTGCGGAAACTGACAGTTCTTGTCTTCAGGTCAATTTCTGCTGCCTGATGTAAAGTGTGAATGTTATTCTTAATACACCTTCGCAAAGCAAAAATAAGGTTTTCTATTCCTCCTTCTTTGCGAAGGTACCAGAATTGGGCATTATAACCAAAACGCTTTTTGCTCTGGGCAATAGTGCCGCCTAACACATCTTTCAGCGAAGGCATGGGGATGTAGCCATCCACCCATTCACAAGTAAGCCTATGGGCAGAAATAGTCCAGAACTTGTTATTATAAGGTAGCATAAAATGTCTGGCTATGCCCGGACCGAAGGTGTGCAAAATCCACTGTTTAAAGTTAGTGTGCCTGTGTTTATTGACATTGCCATTTAGCTGAGCATCGATAAAGCCCAAAACACACTCTTTGATTACATTTTTAGGCAAACCAAATAGATTAACCTGAAAAGGATATCGGGTATAACAACCAAAAGAGTTAATCCAGGAATCTCTTCTAATGCATGTTAAATTACCCCCCATTAGCTTTTGCACCAGATTTAAGATATCCTTATCTTTAAAATGGAGCAGGTGCCCGTCATAATCAAAGGTATAACCATTGAAGTGCCGGGAGCGACAAAGTCCGCCCGGAGTGGCTTCCTTCTCAAAAATCTGATAATCCCTCTTCAGAAAAAATGATGCACTTAAGCCGGCTAATCCTGCTCCTAATATAACAATTTTTTCTTTGTTCATTAACGGGCTTTTTGGCTTATCTTCTTGCCTAAAGTTAGGCAGACGGCAACTACCAAAAATAGAATAATTATACCTATCTGGTTGGAAACTCGGCTAATAATTAAACCGTTGAGGCTAAAGAACAGGCCAAATAGATACATAAATATGAGCGCTTTACTTTTAGAAAACCCTTTGGCCAGGAGTCTAAGGGCAAAGTGGTCGTCGCTTTTCTTAAAAATCGACCTTCCTTTTCTCGCCCTTATAAACATAACAAACAATGTGTCATACACAGGAAGCCCCAGAACAAGAATCGGGCAAACTAAGGCTATTTTCTTCTCTAGAGGAGCATAACTTATCAATATAGCAATAGCGGCAAGTGCAAAACCCAAAAAGTGGCTCCCGGAATTGCCCATATAAACTTTTATTGAAGATAAATTATAGCGCAAAAAACTTAATGTTACTGCTGTCAAGGCCAAAGAGGCAACTGCTATAGAAAGATTAGCATTAAATAAAGCAATAAGGAAAAACGTCACCGAAGATATAGCGGCAACTCCTCCTGCCAGTCCATCCATTATATCTAAGTGATTAAAGGCATTGGTTATTCCTAAGACCCAAAGAAAGGTAATTAAAACATTCAAATAAGGCCCGATATAGATAATCCGCGTCTTTATGCCAAAGAGAATAAGCAAAACGGTGGCGACAATCTGAACCAGGAACTTAATAGGCACAGAAAGTTCTTTTTTATAGTCGTCGATTATGCCAAAAGCCACCAGGAGGCCGGAACCCAGGATTATCCCCCAGCCTGTTTTATTCAGGACTCCGTAAATTGAGCCCCCTAAAATACAGACGATAGAAAAAGCCAGCCACATACCCAGGCCGCCCAGGCGGGTTATGCCCTGGGGACTCACAAAGTTGGTCTTTAAGGCAAGGCTTCTAAACAAGGCAATCAAAATCAGCCCTAATACCAAGGCAGATAAGAAGACAAGGGTATAGCCTAACACAGCCTTTTCTCCTTTCCTAAAGTCTGATAAAGTTTGTCTATTCTTTCTACCATATGTTCTACTTCAAAAGAAGGACCAAGCAACCTTTTCCCCTCTCGGCCCATTTTGCGGGCGAGGGCTTTATTCTTTAAAAGGGCAGCGGCTCTCTGGGCCATAGTTTGGATATTCCCGGGAGAAACCAAGAATCCATTGATACCATTGCGAATTATCTCTTGTGCACCGCCAGTCGATGTAGCTACGATCGGCACGGCAGAAGCCATGGCTTCCAAGAGAACTATTGGCGAGCCTTCCCATAAAGAGGTCAACATAAATACATCTAAGATAGACAAAATCTGGGGGATATCGCGACGCCACCCTGTGAAAATAACGTCTTTCTCCAGGGCAAACCTTTTTCTTAAGCCTTCTAATTTTCTGCGCAAAACTCCATCGCCAACCAAAAGGAATTTTGTTTCAGGAAAATTCTTTTTTACAAGAGCTGCTACTTTGATAAAATCCTCAGGGGCCTTTTGGGGTTTAAAACAGGCGACCATCCCCACAACGTTAGAATCTGTCTTTAACCCCAACTCCTCCTTTTTCTTTTTGATATCCGCCTGGCAACCAGTAAATTTCTGCAAGGGGATGCCATATTCAAGCAGGGCATATTTATCCTCCGTGCCAATGCGGGCATTTAGACCTTTTTTAATGACGCTTTGTGAGACAGCAATTAATTTATCGGTAATCCTGGCGGTTAGCCGTTCCAGGAAGATAAAAAGCCTTCTTGCCAATGGATTCTGCCATTGGTGGAATCCCCATCCATGAATAGTATGCAGGATTACAGGAACACCAGCCAACCTGGCGGCCCAGCGGCCTAAAATTCCTGCTTTGGAGCTATGGGTGTGAACAATATCGAAGTTCTTATTTTTAATGAACCTGGTAAGGCTAATTAGGGTTCTAAGATCTTTCAGGGGGCTTATGGTTCGCTTAAGGGCGGGTAGAAAGGCTGTATTTATTTCCGGAATATTCAGGGCATCAGGAAGTAAAATCCCGTCATTTGAGCTGACAAGAGAAAGATTATATCTCGTTTTATTTAAAATGCTTACAATATCTAGGGCGCTTTTCTGCGCGCCACCTAATTCCAGCTTCGTGACTATATGCAAGACATTTAATCTTCTCAAGCCATCTCTTCCCTTTGTCCTTCTAACTATAACATACTGCATCACCTCTGTCAATTTAAGAAAATTGCCTTCGGTAATAACCTTAATATGCAATTTTCGCAGTGGTGTACGTTATATACTTTCCTACACCATGAAAAAT is drawn from Patescibacteria group bacterium and contains these coding sequences:
- a CDS encoding ABC transporter permease, with amino-acid sequence MLKGRIKSIYMHRHTLWDMAIKQLKSRYAGSILGFWLAIVNPLLIMFAITFVFNIIFKIEIKNFPLFVLSGIFPWMFFSNALFEATSSILNQQNILRQFNLPREIIPLSSILSNFLNFLIGWCVIYPLFLFFSPKIVLLLPLLIIVLLLNLFFVCGLGLALSVLNVFFRDISHLLGVLLMLWFWITPVFYSVDMIPANFRWVCGFNPMTPFIVFYRDIIFRGNVPNSPVFIGIFIWTALSLILGLMFFSSSESKILKEI
- a CDS encoding FAD-dependent oxidoreductase yields the protein MNKEKIVILGAGLAGLSASFFLKRDYQIFEKEATPGGLCRSRHFNGYTFDYDGHLLHFKDKDILNLVQKLMGGNLTCIRRDSWINSFGCYTRYPFQVNLFGLPKNVIKECVLGFIDAQLNGNVNKHRHTNFKQWILHTFGPGIARHFMLPYNNKFWTISAHRLTCEWVDGYIPMPSLKDVLGGTIAQSKKRFGYNAQFWYLRKEGGIENLIFALRRCIKNNIHTLHQAAEIDLKTRTVSFRNGRKARFINLISTLPLPEMLKLIPHLPPKIKVALNKLKYTSVFCLNLGVARGNISDKHWIYFPEKKFIFFRVGFPHNFSSALVPPGKSSLYAEVSYSPDRPVNKKDLVKRILKDLRKVEILSAADTIEVCDPLDIKYAYIIYDRNYTESTKTIQEYLNQHHIYPIGRYGRWKYMTMEEAILEGRKIAEVLQGDKLAQGCLREE
- a CDS encoding undecaprenyl/decaprenyl-phosphate alpha-N-acetylglucosaminyl 1-phosphate transferase; its protein translation is MLGYTLVFLSALVLGLILIALFRSLALKTNFVSPQGITRLGGLGMWLAFSIVCILGGSIYGVLNKTGWGIILGSGLLVAFGIIDDYKKELSVPIKFLVQIVATVLLILFGIKTRIIYIGPYLNVLITFLWVLGITNAFNHLDIMDGLAGGVAAISSVTFFLIALFNANLSIAVASLALTAVTLSFLRYNLSSIKVYMGNSGSHFLGFALAAIAILISYAPLEKKIALVCPILVLGLPVYDTLFVMFIRARKGRSIFKKSDDHFALRLLAKGFSKSKALIFMYLFGLFFSLNGLIISRVSNQIGIIILFLVVAVCLTLGKKISQKAR
- a CDS encoding glycosyltransferase family 4 protein, whose amino-acid sequence is MQYVIVRRTKGRDGLRRLNVLHIVTKLELGGAQKSALDIVSILNKTRYNLSLVSSNDGILLPDALNIPEINTAFLPALKRTISPLKDLRTLISLTRFIKNKNFDIVHTHSSKAGILGRWAARLAGVPVILHTIHGWGFHQWQNPLARRLFIFLERLTARITDKLIAVSQSVIKKGLNARIGTEDKYALLEYGIPLQKFTGCQADIKKKKEELGLKTDSNVVGMVACFKPQKAPEDFIKVAALVKKNFPETKFLLVGDGVLRRKLEGLRKRFALEKDVIFTGWRRDIPQILSILDVFMLTSLWEGSPIVLLEAMASAVPIVATSTGGAQEIIRNGINGFLVSPGNIQTMAQRAAALLKNKALARKMGREGKRLLGPSFEVEHMVERIDKLYQTLGKEKRLC